Proteins from one Ananas comosus cultivar F153 linkage group 5, ASM154086v1, whole genome shotgun sequence genomic window:
- the LOC109710373 gene encoding la-related protein 1A-like produces MSTPTTPAAAASSTAVAPAHEMATSPPRRPAQQLLSGHARRPRFDGRSPPPLPPHWRVPCAGPFFDPYSGFASNGYGGGGGGGGGYFSPLNRXPPPPPPPPLPHAFALGHRLPPPVPFGPHFSLPAPPLMFDHRHRIPPFGANFAAPFPPLDPFGAPFNPEASGYSNNFPINNLETPPTPVNSEPVQKYVIVIDGKVEIVDHPELLRKLRRQVEYYFSDENLVDDWYLKSIMDSEGWVTVREIAEFRKVKQLTKNLDVFQLLREALVTSNHVEIQLQEDKMRKSVVVHDPPDQAIPAPGQ; encoded by the exons ATGTCGACGCCGACtacccccgccgccgccgcctcctccaccgccgtGGCTCCGGCGCATGAGATGGCCAcgtcgccgccgcggcgccCGGCGCAGCAGTTGCTCTCCGGCCACGCGCGCCGCCCAAGGTTCGACGGTCGctctccgccgccgctgccgccacaCTGGAGGGTTCCCTGCGCCGGCCCCTTCTTCGACCCCTACAGCGGATTCGCAAGCAATGgctacggcggcggcggcggcggcggcggcggctactTCTCCCCGCTCAATCGGGNgccgccgccgccgccgcccccgccgctgCCGCACGCGTTCGCCCTAGGGCACAGGTTGCCCCCGCCCGTGCCGTTCGGGCCCCACTTCAGCCTCCCCGCGCCCCCGCTGATGTTCGATCACCGCCACCGGATTCCTCCTTTCGGCGCCAACTTTGCCGCGCCCTTCCCGCCTTTGGATCCCTTTGGCGCTCCCTTCAATCCAG AAGCAAGTGGTTATAGTAACAACTTTCCTATAAATAACCTCGAAACTCCGCCGACTCCAGTTAATTCCGAGCCAGTTCAAAAGTATGTGATTGTTATTGACGGCAAAGTTGAGATCGTTGATCACCCAGAACTACTCAGAAAGCTGCGCCGTCAAGTAGAGTATTACTTCAG TGATGAAAACTTGGTCGACGATTGGTACTTGAAGTCAATAATGGATAGTGAAGGATGGGTAACCGTGAGAGAAATTGCAGAATTCCGGAAA GTTAAACAGTTGACGAAAAATTTAGATGTGTTCCAGCTCTTACGGGAAGCGCTAGTGACCTCGAATCATGTTGAGATCCAG CTGCAGGAGGACAAGATGCGTAAGAGTGTTGTTGTCCACGACCCTCCGGACCAGGCAATACCTGCTCCTGGTCAATAA